Proteins encoded together in one Balaenoptera ricei isolate mBalRic1 chromosome 2, mBalRic1.hap2, whole genome shotgun sequence window:
- the MAX gene encoding protein max isoform X3, translated as MTSSGRMLFWSSKGKARADQVLCSWGIHFSSSLMEDASKRKFRALEKARSSAQLQTNYPSSDNSLYTNAKGSTISAFDGGSDSSSESEPEEPQSRKKLRMEAS; from the exons ATGACCTCAAGCGGCAGAATGCTCTTCTGGAGCAGCAAG GGGAAAGCGAGAGCTGATCAAGTTCTTTGTTCCTGGGGAATtcacttctcttcctccctcatgGAAGATGCAAGTAAAAGGAAAT TCCGTGCACTGGAGAAGGCGAGGTCGAGTGCCCAACTGCAGACCAACTACCCCTCCTCAGACAACAGCCTCTACACCAACGCCAAGGGCAGCACCATCTCTGCCTTCGATGGGGGCTCAGACTCCAGCTCGGAGTCGGAGCCCGAAGAGCCCCAAAGCAGGAAGAAGCTCCGGATGGAGGCCAGCTAA
- the MAX gene encoding protein max isoform X2 — MSDNDDIEVESDADKRAHHNALERKRRDHIKDSFHSLRDSVPSLQGEKASRAQILDKATEYIQYMRRKNHTHQQDIDDLKRQNALLEQQVRALEKARSSAQLQTNYPSSDNSLYTNAKGSTISAFDGGSDSSSESEPEEPQSRKKLRMEAS, encoded by the exons GCTGACAAACGGGCTCATCATAATGCACTGGAACGAAAACGTAGGGACCACATCAAAGACAGCTTTCACAGTTTGCGGGACTCGGTCCCATCACTCCAAGGAGAGAAG GCATCCCGGGCCCAAATCCTAGACAAAGCCACAGAGTATATCCAGTATATGCGAAGGAAAAACCACACACACCAGCAAGATATTGATGACCTCAAGCGGCAGAATGCTCTTCTGGAGCAGCAAG TCCGTGCACTGGAGAAGGCGAGGTCGAGTGCCCAACTGCAGACCAACTACCCCTCCTCAGACAACAGCCTCTACACCAACGCCAAGGGCAGCACCATCTCTGCCTTCGATGGGGGCTCAGACTCCAGCTCGGAGTCGGAGCCCGAAGAGCCCCAAAGCAGGAAGAAGCTCCGGATGGAGGCCAGCTAA
- the MAX gene encoding protein max isoform X5 encodes MSDNDDIEVESDADKRAHHNALERKRRDHIKDSFHSLRDSVPSLQGEKASRAQILDKATEYIQYMRRKNHTHQQDIDDLKRQNALLEQQGALLVVGVTPGIRCLKRTMRSLNWSVLCKRRRDSRCSGTVSAPRCQR; translated from the exons GCTGACAAACGGGCTCATCATAATGCACTGGAACGAAAACGTAGGGACCACATCAAAGACAGCTTTCACAGTTTGCGGGACTCGGTCCCATCACTCCAAGGAGAGAAG GCATCCCGGGCCCAAATCCTAGACAAAGCCACAGAGTATATCCAGTATATGCGAAGGAAAAACCACACACACCAGCAAGATATTGATGACCTCAAGCGGCAGAATGCTCTTCTGGAGCAGCAAG GTGCTCTGCTTGTCGTAGGGGTCACACCTGGCATCAGGTGTCTCAAAAGAACTATGAGGTCCCTGAATTGGAGTGTGCTGTGTAAGCGCCGCAGAGACTCCAGGTGTTCAGGGACAGTGAGCGCTCCCCGTTGTCAACGGTAG